The sequence GCGAGCAGCGCGGCTGGACCGCCCCCTAGGTTCGTCTCGAAAAGGCGGAGCTTTCACGTGAAAGCTCCGCCTTTTCCGTGTCTGGGATGCCACAACTGCGCGACGGGACGTCGGGTACCGGAGGTATGTTGCCCGGGTGGAGCAGCCAACGGAGTTTGTCTTCGACATCCCGGTCGGCGCCGGGGTCGCCACCCGTGCCAACGCGGACGGCCCGCCGGCGACGCCGAAGGACGCGGCGACCGTGATCCTGGTCCGGGACGGCGCCGAGGGCGTCGAAGTCTTCCTGCAGCACCGGGTCAAGGGCATGCCGTTCGCGGGCGGGATGACCGTCTTCCCCGGCGGCGGGGTGGACCAGCGCGACGCCGACGCGTCGGTGGCGTGGGCCGGCCCGGAGCCCTCGTGGTGGGCCTCGCGGTTCGGTTGTGACGAGGCTCTCGCGCGGGCGCTGACCTGCGCGGCGGTGCGCGAGACGTTCGAGGAGTCCGGGGTGCTGCTCGCGGGCAGTGCGGAAACCGTGCTCACCGACGTCGTGCCGTACGCCGCCGCCCGCCAGGCGCTGGAGACGCGGGAGGTGTCGCTGGCCGGGT is a genomic window of Amycolatopsis lexingtonensis containing:
- a CDS encoding NUDIX hydrolase, which codes for MEQPTEFVFDIPVGAGVATRANADGPPATPKDAATVILVRDGAEGVEVFLQHRVKGMPFAGGMTVFPGGGVDQRDADASVAWAGPEPSWWASRFGCDEALARALTCAAVRETFEESGVLLAGSAETVLTDVVPYAAARQALETREVSLAGFLADAGLTLRADLLRPWAHWITPEQEPRRYDTRFYVAKLPEGQQADGATSEASSSGWQRPDDAIADAREGRRMLMPPTWLTLSELAKFATADDILNEQREIVRIAPTLIRENDHVRVVLEKR